TGGACAAAAGGAAAAGTACTTGGAGGCTCTTCGGTGCTCAACACGATGTTGTACATACGAGGGAACAGACGTGACTTTGACCAATGGGAGTCTTTTGGTAATCCCGGCTGGGGATACGACGATGTTTTgccttattttaaaaaatcagagGATCAAAGGAATCCTTACTTAGCGagagataaaaaatatcatagcACAGGTACTGAAGCAACACCAcgattattttttggaaatctTTTATCGTATAAACTTATCgttatagtaaatttatttttattctcaaTTTTCAGGTGGTTATCTCACTGTTCAGGATTCTCCATATAACACACCACTTGGCGCCGCTTTTCTGCAAGCGGGTGAAGAAATGGGTTATGATATTGTCGATGTTAATGGAGCACAGCAGACAGGTTACGCATGGTACCAATTTACCATGAGGCGAGGCACAAGATGTTCAACCGCGAAAGCTTTTCTCAGACCTGTTAGATTACGTCAGAATCTTCATATCGCTCTCTTTTCTCATGCTACGAAAATATTAATTGATAAAGAGAGCAAGAGAGCGTTCGGCATGGAGTTTATAAGGGACGGGGAAAAACAAATCGTATACGCGAAACGTGAAGTCATCCTGTCAGCTGGAGCCATTGGATCTCCTCAGTTACTAATGCTTTCTGGCATCGGCCCCGCTAAACATTTACAAGAGATTGGCATCAAAGTGCTTCAAAATTCTCCTGGAGTCGGGCAAAACTTGCAAGACCACATCGCCGTGGGCGGTCTCGTATTTAGAGTTGATCATCCAGTGAGTTTAGTCATGAATAGACTTGTAAATATAAATTCTGCTTTGCGGTATGCGGTAACAGAAGATGGTCCGCTGACTTCAAGCGTCGGCTTGGAAGTGGTTTCTttcataaatacaaaatatgctAATGCGAGCGATGATTGGCCCGACATAGAATTCATGTTAACATCAGCTTCTACTCCGTCTGATGGAGGAACACAAGTTAAAAAAGCTCATGGTCTAACAGACGAGTTCTACAATGAAGTTTTCggtgaaataaataacaaagacGTTTTTGGAATATTTCCAATGATGCTTCGTCCTAAAAGTAAAGGTTTTATTAAGTTACGATCGCGGAATCCGTTAGATTATCCATTGATGTACCATAATTATTTGACGCATCCTGATGACGTTGGTGTTTTGCGGGAAGGTGTAAAGGCTGCTGTGGCGGTAGCGGAGACAAAAGCAATGAAACGATTTGGAGCTAGATTTCACAGTAAACCCGTCCCTAACTGCAAGCATCTACCGCTATACACAGATGAGTACTGGGACTGCTTGATTCGTCAGTATACTATGACCATATACCATATCTCCTGTACGGCAAAAATGGGGCCAGCGAGTGACCCTATGGCCGTTGTAGATCCAGAACTCAGAGTGTATGGTATCCATGGTCTAAGGGTGATCGACGCTAGTATAATGCCTACAATAACGAATGGAAACATCAACGCACCTACTATAATGATAGCTGAGAAAGGTGCTGACTTTATAAAAAGTACATGGCTGACGAAATCgcataaaagaagaaaaagatcACTTAAATGTTCGAGACTTGAACAATTAGGATTAGGTAGGAAAAATTACAATCTCATTTGTGGTGTAGAAAGATGACAAAGCTTTTTTctaggaaaaaaataaatacagtattcAGACGTagcatataattataataatataatattagcatcataAATGGATTCAAATATACCAGTACCATTAAATTTCTAGTCTTGaagaaattttaatacaaatttaaaagtaCTTCAATCATAATTCTTAAGTATGATGGACTTGTAATGAGCCAGgtgaatcaaaattaaaattatattacttataaatatatcgtgaataaattttacattaaaatgttCATTTTCTTTACCGAAGAACGGAAATGCGGAACGAATATTTAGGTCATATTTCGCCACTCCTCgtcttcaacatttttttttaactttccgTGTCGTTGCCTAgtgcccatagta
The sequence above is a segment of the Choristoneura fumiferana chromosome 9, NRCan_CFum_1, whole genome shotgun sequence genome. Coding sequences within it:
- the LOC141430828 gene encoding glucose dehydrogenase [FAD, quinone] — encoded protein: MGILTVAATAAKSALTIGGISKLTFIPAMLATMAYFNYDLLDPENRPFNQKYLREQYDFVVVGGGSAGAVMANRLSEIEGWNVLLLEAGGHETDISDVPLLSLYLHKSKLDWKYRTQPQDSACQAMIDKRCCWTKGKVLGGSSVLNTMLYIRGNRRDFDQWESFGNPGWGYDDVLPYFKKSEDQRNPYLARDKKYHSTGGYLTVQDSPYNTPLGAAFLQAGEEMGYDIVDVNGAQQTGYAWYQFTMRRGTRCSTAKAFLRPVRLRQNLHIALFSHATKILIDKESKRAFGMEFIRDGEKQIVYAKREVILSAGAIGSPQLLMLSGIGPAKHLQEIGIKVLQNSPGVGQNLQDHIAVGGLVFRVDHPVSLVMNRLVNINSALRYAVTEDGPLTSSVGLEVVSFINTKYANASDDWPDIEFMLTSASTPSDGGTQVKKAHGLTDEFYNEVFGEINNKDVFGIFPMMLRPKSKGFIKLRSRNPLDYPLMYHNYLTHPDDVGVLREGVKAAVAVAETKAMKRFGARFHSKPVPNCKHLPLYTDEYWDCLIRQYTMTIYHISCTAKMGPASDPMAVVDPELRVYGIHGLRVIDASIMPTITNGNINAPTIMIAEKGADFIKSTWLTKSHKRRKRSLKCSRLEQLGLGRKNYNLICGVER